The following are encoded together in the Kineosporiaceae bacterium genome:
- a CDS encoding 4'-phosphopantetheinyl transferase superfamily protein, whose translation MRWLARGEHEMPSELDWLVPAERARLDMLRFTKRRTEYLLRRWTAKWAVASTVGWHDGSGDHGLATDSFARILVGNHPTGAPFVQVDGVPLGCDISISDRAGWAVAMVGSASAGDRLDAIGIDLEIVEPRSDGFVEDYLTAPERDAVRALPTRGDQDGAANLFWSAKEAALKVLRTGLRADTRTVEVSLLEGYTATPARDDGWSPLEVRHTPSGRVFTGWWRRDGVFLLTIAAEQPLTTPPAMLAHTADLRGAVPTHSWLTNPRAW comes from the coding sequence ATGCGATGGCTGGCGCGCGGCGAGCACGAGATGCCCTCCGAGCTGGACTGGCTGGTGCCGGCCGAACGGGCGCGGCTGGACATGTTGCGTTTCACCAAGCGCCGCACCGAGTACCTGCTGCGCCGGTGGACGGCCAAGTGGGCGGTGGCCAGCACCGTGGGGTGGCACGACGGTAGCGGTGACCACGGGCTCGCCACCGACTCCTTCGCTCGGATCCTGGTGGGCAATCACCCCACCGGCGCCCCCTTCGTGCAGGTGGACGGGGTGCCGCTGGGCTGTGATATCTCGATCAGCGACCGAGCCGGATGGGCGGTCGCCATGGTGGGTTCGGCCAGTGCCGGCGACCGGCTGGATGCCATCGGGATCGACCTCGAGATCGTCGAGCCCCGCAGCGACGGCTTCGTCGAGGACTACCTCACGGCGCCCGAGCGGGACGCCGTCCGGGCGCTGCCGACCCGAGGCGATCAGGACGGCGCGGCGAACCTGTTCTGGTCGGCCAAGGAGGCCGCACTCAAGGTGCTGCGCACCGGTCTGCGCGCCGACACCCGCACCGTCGAGGTGAGTCTGCTGGAGGGCTATACCGCCACCCCGGCCCGGGACGACGGGTGGTCACCGCTCGAGGTCCGCCACACGCCGTCCGGCCGGGTGTTCACCGGCTGGTGGCGTCGCGACGGGGTGTTCCTGCTGACCATCGCCGCGGAGCAACCCCTTACCACGCCCCCGGCCATGTTGGCCCACACCGCCGACCTGCGCGGCGCCGTCCCCACCCACTCCTGGCTCACCAACCCCCGCGCCTGGTGA
- a CDS encoding CDP-glycerol glycerophosphotransferase family protein, which produces MTSASLRPRVVVCLPADDPARGRTVLAGALCLFGSGVEVALCLAGVDRPTEQHADAVLALCRDLAPGDGALPDIVLLGETELRAAEHLLMVEATDDPRQGARAIALMSLAAERLWDGAPRKVTDQDAERAAVGGALRATVAHMTAKRDAVRRVDVPPLVVALVQVQSTWPSIAEVCSRLVVRAEAGEIDFEIVAFDSEHDPRPISTADFVRSQGFAPRDLAWFTAQVDDERSALALVLTDSPWDGLRPEATHALHLAERGVRLAYLPYGNNVGGGAKMMAMAYDLPLHRLAWRAFARSQTQLGLWRTHCSVGADHVRVVGLPKLDRMLALADGDADPGSPNVNRRGAGHPVRELAGDRPVVLWNPHFTLGPDGWSTLDRYLGPLTDWAATHPGVVLMIRPHFRLLRDLPLLGEAGQALLAALHAAADTHPNIVLDTETDYLPAFTVADAMISDISSLITEWLPTRRPICYLHRLDGPGANADAEYLFSLDVATSWAGVREFLDTLAAGHDPGRDRRDLVLSRHFECLDGQSSARIAAELVDGLRAELGSMHDKAPDAVPAGMGTR; this is translated from the coding sequence ATGACCTCTGCCTCGCTGCGCCCTCGCGTGGTCGTCTGCCTGCCGGCGGACGATCCGGCTCGTGGCCGCACGGTGCTGGCCGGTGCGCTCTGTCTGTTCGGCAGCGGCGTCGAGGTGGCGCTCTGTCTGGCCGGGGTCGACCGGCCGACCGAGCAGCATGCCGATGCCGTGTTGGCTCTCTGCCGTGACCTGGCCCCCGGCGACGGCGCTCTGCCCGACATCGTCCTGCTGGGCGAGACCGAGCTGCGTGCCGCCGAGCACCTGCTGATGGTCGAGGCCACCGATGACCCGCGCCAGGGCGCGCGGGCGATCGCCCTGATGTCCCTGGCCGCCGAGCGGCTGTGGGATGGCGCGCCCCGGAAGGTCACTGATCAGGACGCCGAGCGCGCTGCCGTCGGCGGCGCGTTGCGCGCCACGGTGGCCCACATGACGGCGAAGCGGGACGCCGTGCGACGGGTCGACGTGCCGCCCCTGGTCGTCGCCCTGGTGCAGGTGCAGAGCACCTGGCCGTCCATCGCCGAGGTCTGCAGCCGGCTCGTGGTGCGAGCCGAGGCCGGTGAGATCGACTTCGAGATCGTCGCGTTCGACAGCGAGCACGACCCGCGCCCGATCAGTACGGCGGATTTCGTGCGCAGCCAGGGATTCGCACCGCGTGACCTGGCCTGGTTCACCGCCCAGGTGGACGACGAGCGCTCGGCTCTCGCGCTGGTGCTCACCGACAGCCCGTGGGACGGCCTGCGACCCGAGGCCACACACGCACTGCACCTGGCCGAACGCGGTGTGCGGCTGGCCTATCTGCCCTACGGAAACAACGTCGGCGGTGGCGCCAAGATGATGGCGATGGCCTACGACCTGCCGCTGCATCGACTGGCCTGGAGGGCGTTCGCCCGATCGCAGACCCAGCTCGGGTTGTGGCGCACCCACTGTTCGGTCGGCGCGGATCACGTCCGGGTGGTCGGTCTGCCCAAGCTCGACCGCATGCTCGCCCTGGCTGATGGCGATGCGGACCCCGGCTCGCCGAACGTCAACCGCCGTGGCGCCGGGCACCCGGTACGTGAACTGGCCGGCGATCGTCCGGTGGTGCTGTGGAACCCTCACTTCACGCTCGGGCCGGATGGGTGGTCGACTCTCGATCGCTACCTGGGTCCGCTGACCGATTGGGCTGCAACGCATCCCGGTGTGGTGCTGATGATCAGGCCACACTTCAGGCTGCTGCGCGACCTGCCGCTGCTGGGTGAGGCCGGACAGGCGCTGCTGGCGGCGCTGCACGCTGCGGCCGACACCCACCCGAACATCGTGCTGGACACCGAGACCGACTACCTGCCGGCGTTCACCGTGGCCGACGCCATGATCAGCGACATCAGCTCGCTGATCACCGAGTGGCTGCCGACGCGCCGTCCGATCTGCTATCTGCACCGGCTCGACGGCCCGGGGGCCAACGCGGACGCCGAGTACCTGTTCAGCCTGGACGTGGCGACATCGTGGGCGGGCGTTCGTGAGTTCCTCGACACGCTCGCCGCCGGCCACGACCCGGGACGCGACCGCCGAGACCTGGTGTTGTCCCGACACTTCGAGTGCCTCGACGGTCAGAGCAGTGCCCGCATCGCGGCGGAACTCGTCGACGGCCTGCGGGCGGAGTTGGGTTCGATGCACGACAAGGCGCCGGACGCCGTGCCGGCCGGAATGGGGACGCGATGA
- a CDS encoding class I SAM-dependent methyltransferase produces the protein MTGQSRVYGQNVDIDPTAVAAFFAGRARRAASAEPLTSVLYQDGNPELARARDQYEKQLILPELALGEQDAVLDVGCGIGRWAQPVLDAGAHYCGTDFSDELLHVARTRITHPKARFVTCPVQALNLETLDQPGGFSRVIIAGVLIYLNDTDLLRALTAVAASAAPRCLIYLREPVATGARLTLDQHWSSDLEQSYSAVYRPEAELNSAFGRTLLAAGFALRMAADLYPADLNNRADTTQRYYLLERGR, from the coding sequence ATGACCGGTCAGAGCAGGGTCTATGGGCAGAACGTCGACATCGACCCGACGGCAGTGGCCGCCTTCTTCGCCGGCCGGGCACGGCGCGCCGCCTCGGCCGAGCCGCTCACCAGCGTGTTGTACCAGGACGGCAACCCCGAACTGGCCCGGGCGCGCGACCAGTACGAGAAGCAGCTGATCCTGCCCGAACTCGCGCTGGGCGAGCAGGATGCGGTGCTCGATGTCGGCTGTGGCATCGGCCGCTGGGCGCAACCGGTGCTGGACGCCGGGGCGCACTACTGCGGCACCGACTTCAGCGACGAGTTGTTGCACGTCGCCCGCACCCGCATCACCCACCCGAAGGCCCGATTCGTCACCTGCCCGGTCCAGGCCCTGAACCTCGAAACCCTCGACCAACCGGGCGGTTTCAGTCGAGTGATCATCGCCGGCGTCCTGATCTACCTCAACGACACCGACCTGTTGCGGGCGCTGACGGCAGTGGCGGCCTCGGCGGCCCCCCGGTGCTTGATCTACCTGCGCGAGCCGGTGGCCACCGGCGCCCGGCTCACGCTCGACCAGCACTGGTCCAGCGACCTCGAACAGAGCTACAGCGCCGTCTATCGCCCTGAGGCCGAACTGAACTCGGCCTTCGGCCGCACCTTGCTGGCGGCCGGGTTCGCGCTCCGGATGGCGGCCGATCTCTACCCGGCCGACCTGAACAACCGGGCCGACACCACGCAGCGCTACTACCTGCTCGAGCGTGGCCGGTGA
- a CDS encoding HAD family phosphatase, with protein MSPSGPASTAFAFDLDGTLTCEELLPVIAEELSLSREMATLTRLTLDGTIDFEDSFRLRCAILRAVPISRVRDIVAEVALTEALADFISAHAEDCYVVTGNLDVWIRPILDRLGCRAFTSVGRAEGDHLLGVDTVLRKSTAVAELNTRYDRVVAVGDSVNDISMFELADIGIAYGGVHDPADDLIEVADYATYREEALCRLLNTLS; from the coding sequence GTGAGCCCGTCCGGACCGGCGAGCACGGCCTTCGCGTTCGATCTCGATGGCACGCTGACCTGCGAGGAACTGCTGCCCGTCATCGCCGAGGAGCTCTCGCTCTCGCGTGAGATGGCCACCCTGACGCGGCTGACGCTCGACGGCACCATCGATTTCGAGGATTCGTTCCGGCTGCGCTGCGCGATCCTGCGCGCCGTCCCGATCTCGCGGGTGCGCGACATCGTCGCCGAGGTGGCCCTGACCGAAGCGTTGGCCGACTTCATCAGCGCCCACGCCGAGGACTGCTACGTGGTCACCGGCAACCTCGACGTCTGGATCCGCCCGATCTTGGACCGGCTGGGCTGCCGGGCCTTCACGTCGGTGGGACGGGCCGAGGGCGACCATTTGCTGGGCGTCGACACCGTGTTGCGCAAGTCGACCGCTGTCGCCGAGCTGAACACCCGCTACGACCGGGTGGTCGCCGTCGGCGACAGCGTGAACGACATCTCGATGTTCGAGCTGGCCGACATCGGGATCGCTTACGGCGGGGTGCACGATCCCGCCGATGATCTGATCGAGGTCGCCGACTATGCGACCTACCGCGAGGAGGCCTTGTGTCGTCTGTTGAACACGCTGTCATAG
- a CDS encoding NTP transferase domain-containing protein, with protein MSSVEHAVIAAAGFGSRLGRGMPKCLVEFRGRTLLDRQLELLAEVPDVRVVVGFRERDVIAHARALRPDVTIVRNPAYASTTTLTSYALGVRYLRWPALVMDADIVFEPDSFAAFLDAAAQAMAHQPSPALCPPLIGYTDAKTEDAVYVTVDGAGSEAMITGFARQVATPHEWANIALLPPGYCETGTGAVYERLSGDLPLPAAYVDSYEIDRPGDLDVAHARFTGPAVAAEPPSALPPLVPGQRRRQPLTSATGRPFSR; from the coding sequence GTGTCGTCTGTTGAACACGCTGTCATAGCGGCGGCCGGATTCGGCTCGCGGTTGGGCCGCGGTATGCCGAAGTGCCTGGTCGAGTTCCGTGGCCGGACCCTGCTGGACCGTCAGCTCGAGCTGCTGGCCGAGGTGCCCGACGTCCGAGTGGTGGTCGGCTTCCGCGAACGTGACGTGATCGCCCACGCGCGGGCGCTGCGTCCGGACGTCACCATCGTGCGCAATCCCGCCTACGCCAGCACCACCACGCTGACCAGCTACGCCCTCGGTGTGCGGTATCTGCGGTGGCCGGCGCTGGTGATGGATGCCGACATCGTCTTCGAGCCGGACAGCTTCGCCGCCTTCCTGGACGCCGCGGCGCAGGCGATGGCCCACCAGCCCTCGCCCGCCCTGTGTCCGCCGTTGATCGGCTACACCGATGCGAAGACCGAGGACGCCGTGTACGTCACCGTGGACGGCGCCGGGAGCGAGGCCATGATCACCGGCTTCGCCCGGCAGGTGGCGACCCCCCACGAGTGGGCCAACATCGCCCTGCTGCCGCCCGGATACTGCGAGACGGGGACCGGAGCGGTCTACGAGCGACTGAGCGGTGACCTGCCGCTGCCGGCGGCCTACGTGGACAGCTACGAGATCGATCGTCCCGGTGATCTGGACGTCGCACACGCCCGGTTCACCGGACCGGCGGTCGCGGCCGAACCGCCCTCGGCGCTCCCCCCACTCGTGCCCGGCCAGCGGCGCCGTCAGCCCCTGACGTCCGCCACCGGAAGGCCGTTCTCGAGGTAG
- a CDS encoding NUDIX hydrolase has translation MIFDGVGRLLIVDPSYKKGWTIPGGVMEPTGETPWEACRREVFEECGLTVTRGRLAAVDTRPARPNRPLQLRLLFDCGVLDDATLAGITLCEEEILGHRFATPAEATVLLRPAVARRVASALTAECCCYLENGLPVADVRG, from the coding sequence ATGATCTTCGACGGTGTCGGGCGATTGCTGATCGTCGACCCCAGCTACAAGAAGGGGTGGACCATCCCCGGGGGCGTCATGGAACCGACCGGCGAAACCCCATGGGAGGCCTGCCGGCGCGAGGTGTTCGAGGAGTGCGGACTCACCGTGACCCGCGGACGCCTCGCGGCCGTCGACACCCGACCGGCCAGGCCGAACCGGCCGCTGCAGCTGCGGCTGCTGTTCGACTGCGGCGTCCTGGACGACGCCACGCTGGCGGGCATCACGCTGTGCGAGGAGGAGATCCTGGGCCACCGGTTCGCCACTCCGGCCGAGGCGACCGTCCTGCTGCGACCCGCTGTGGCCCGCCGGGTCGCCTCGGCGCTGACCGCCGAGTGCTGCTGCTACCTCGAGAACGGCCTTCCGGTGGCGGACGTCAGGGGCTGA
- a CDS encoding type III polyketide synthase, protein MSTIAAVRGVLPGHRQSQDEITDALAGGVLGSRGGTADERVLRALHASCGVRTRHLVLPLERYATLSGFGEANDAFIAAGVDLGDRAITEALAAAGLEPRDVDLIVSTTVTGLAVPTLDARLVGRLGLRDDVKRLPLFGLGCVAGVAGVARVHDYLVGHPDDVAVLLAVELCSLTIQRDDVSPANLVASGLFGDGAAAVVMLGADRARRLGLTGPRVRATTSRMYPDSERVMGWDIGGSGFRIVLAPTVPDMVRRYLREDVESFLGRSDLELSHIDPWVCHPGGPKVIEAIRESLDLKDDDLDLTTASLAAVGNLSSASVLNVLADTVALGRFTPGTPGLMMALGPGFCSELVLLEG, encoded by the coding sequence ATGTCCACCATTGCCGCGGTTCGCGGCGTTCTCCCGGGTCATCGCCAGTCACAGGACGAGATCACCGACGCGTTGGCCGGTGGTGTGCTCGGTTCGCGCGGTGGGACGGCCGACGAGCGGGTGCTGCGAGCGCTGCACGCCTCCTGCGGTGTCCGGACCCGGCACCTCGTGCTGCCGCTGGAGCGGTACGCGACGCTGAGCGGGTTCGGCGAGGCCAACGACGCCTTCATCGCGGCGGGCGTCGACCTCGGCGACCGGGCGATCACCGAGGCCTTGGCGGCCGCCGGGCTGGAGCCGCGCGACGTCGATCTGATCGTCTCGACCACGGTCACCGGGCTGGCCGTACCCACCCTGGACGCCCGGCTGGTCGGCCGGCTGGGCCTGCGGGACGACGTCAAGCGGCTGCCGCTGTTCGGTCTGGGCTGCGTCGCCGGAGTGGCCGGCGTGGCTCGGGTGCACGACTACCTGGTGGGCCACCCGGACGACGTGGCCGTGCTGCTGGCGGTCGAGCTGTGCTCGCTGACCATCCAGCGGGACGACGTGTCGCCCGCGAACCTGGTGGCCAGCGGCCTGTTCGGGGACGGCGCGGCGGCCGTGGTCATGCTGGGCGCCGACCGCGCGCGACGGCTCGGGCTGACCGGGCCGCGGGTGCGGGCCACGACGAGCCGGATGTACCCCGACTCCGAACGGGTCATGGGGTGGGACATCGGCGGTTCGGGGTTTCGGATCGTGCTGGCGCCCACGGTGCCCGACATGGTGCGCCGCTACCTGCGCGAGGACGTCGAGAGCTTCCTCGGCCGGTCGGACCTCGAGCTCTCTCACATCGATCCCTGGGTCTGCCACCCGGGTGGGCCGAAGGTGATCGAGGCGATCCGAGAGAGCCTCGACCTGAAGGACGATGACCTCGACCTGACCACGGCGAGCCTGGCCGCGGTGGGCAATCTGTCGTCGGCGTCCGTGCTGAACGTGCTGGCCGATACGGTGGCCCTCGGCCGGTTCACACCGGGCACGCCAGGACTGATGATGGCGCTCGGACCGGGCTTCTGCTCCGAACTCGTCCTGTTGGAGGGATGA
- a CDS encoding NAD(P)/FAD-dependent oxidoreductase: MSRVAPVDVLIAGGGPIGLATAVEAALAGLSVRVLEPRPAPIDKACGEGLMPTARTALARLGVHPRGREFAGIRYLNAAGTRRAEARFRAPTRTPRTTRTARTAETWHGLGVRRLELSSALTARAVELGVELVAELAPPPRPDAGGGDVVQVGRHRARWYIGADGLHSPTREALGLNGPGPRRERRRYGLRQHYRLAPWSDLVEVYWSPHAEAYVTPVADDLVGVAVLCPGGGSYASWLAEFPALRDRLDGAAPASAVRGAGPLRQNVIRRVDGRTLLVGDAAGYVDALTGEGLAMGLRSAHELIACLLADRPQDYEAAWRRTTRRYRWLTGGLVAVAARPPLRRALVPAASRLPGVFATIVDQLG, from the coding sequence ATGAGTCGCGTGGCACCGGTCGACGTGCTGATCGCGGGGGGTGGCCCGATCGGACTCGCCACGGCCGTCGAGGCGGCGCTGGCCGGCCTGAGCGTCCGGGTGCTGGAGCCACGCCCGGCCCCGATCGACAAGGCGTGCGGTGAGGGCCTGATGCCGACGGCTCGGACGGCGCTCGCCCGGCTCGGCGTCCACCCGCGCGGCCGCGAGTTCGCCGGCATCAGGTATCTGAACGCCGCCGGGACCCGCCGGGCCGAGGCCCGGTTCCGGGCACCGACCAGGACGCCGAGGACGACCAGGACGGCGAGGACGGCGGAAACCTGGCACGGCCTGGGCGTGCGTCGCCTGGAGCTCTCCTCGGCGCTGACCGCGCGCGCGGTCGAGCTGGGGGTGGAACTGGTGGCCGAGCTCGCGCCACCGCCTCGGCCGGATGCCGGCGGGGGTGACGTCGTCCAGGTCGGCCGACACCGGGCGCGATGGTACATCGGCGCCGACGGACTGCACAGTCCGACCCGAGAAGCGTTGGGGCTCAACGGCCCGGGTCCGCGGCGCGAACGTCGGCGCTACGGCCTGCGGCAGCACTACCGGCTGGCGCCGTGGAGCGATCTGGTCGAGGTGTACTGGTCACCGCACGCCGAGGCGTACGTCACCCCGGTGGCCGACGACCTGGTCGGGGTGGCGGTGCTCTGTCCGGGCGGGGGCAGCTACGCGTCCTGGCTCGCCGAGTTCCCCGCGCTGCGTGATCGGCTGGACGGCGCGGCCCCGGCGAGCGCCGTCCGGGGGGCGGGTCCGTTGCGCCAGAACGTGATCCGTCGGGTCGACGGACGCACCCTGCTGGTCGGGGACGCCGCCGGGTACGTCGACGCGCTGACCGGCGAAGGTCTCGCGATGGGCCTGCGCAGCGCCCACGAACTCATCGCCTGCCTGCTCGCCGATCGGCCGCAGGACTACGAGGCGGCGTGGCGGCGCACCACGCGCCGCTACCGGTGGCTCACCGGGGGACTCGTCGCCGTCGCGGCCCGGCCGCCGCTGCGACGTGCCCTGGTCCCGGCGGCCTCCCGGCTGCCCGGGGTGTTCGCCACGATCGTCGACCAGCTCGGCTGA
- a CDS encoding ATP-binding domain-containing protein: protein MAGELSAEQVYVDRLYAHLDHLRARTETSLDQVRRAPAVPTPAGRAERDAFDALHTERLRQLRAVEDRLAFGRLDLVEGIRRYIGRLGLSDDERHQLLLDWRAPAASAFYQATAAAPDGVLRRRHLALRGRTVTSLDDEVLDADALAAAMASGRDDLATVAGEGALLSALTAHRTGRMRDIVETLQAEQDRVVRSELAGALVVQGGPGTGKTAVALHRAAYLLYTHRDRIARSGVLVMGPTTVFLQYIEQVLPSLGETGVVLVTPGQLFPGVEASARDRDDVAVIKGGLRMASVVKAAVRRRQRLLTEPVRLMIDGDEIALRPRVVSEARARARQSGRPHNEARTTFVRIVLDDLADQLAERRRMQAQDDERGALLAELRDSRDVRREVNLCWMPLTAKGLISDLLCKPAKLAEAGGGVMSPAHQQLVLREPGAPWTISDVPLLDEAAELIGPDIEAMTADRSAAARAAAERSEALDFARRVLRESGEAAAMMTPEMLVDRFAGSGPARSVAERARDDRTWTFGHAVVDEAQELSPMQWRVLARRVPNRSMTIVGDVAQTGSAAGTTAWQDVLEPLAGSRWRVEELTVNYRTPRRVMDLATALLRAHGLDVTPARSAREGDHEPVGVRSDRAMDAVASAVARAAGTDDAALAGGRIGVVAARSAAADLTKALADVLPAVTGRDSTLADRVEVFAVDDVKGLEFDAVIVVDPVAIVAESTRGVNDLYVALTRPTQRLTVVHHGRVPKGLDRLTHPPR, encoded by the coding sequence CTGGCGGGCGAGCTGTCCGCCGAGCAGGTCTATGTCGACCGGCTCTATGCCCACCTCGACCACCTGCGCGCCCGAACCGAGACCTCTCTCGACCAGGTACGCCGCGCCCCCGCGGTGCCCACCCCCGCGGGCCGGGCCGAGCGAGACGCCTTCGACGCGCTGCACACCGAACGGCTGCGCCAACTACGCGCCGTCGAGGATCGACTGGCCTTCGGCCGCCTCGACCTGGTCGAGGGGATCCGCCGCTACATCGGCCGTCTCGGCCTCTCGGACGACGAGCGGCACCAGCTGCTGCTCGACTGGCGGGCGCCCGCGGCGTCCGCCTTCTATCAGGCCACGGCTGCCGCGCCGGACGGCGTGCTGCGCCGGCGTCATCTCGCGCTGCGCGGCCGCACGGTCACCTCGCTGGACGACGAGGTGCTGGACGCCGACGCCCTGGCCGCCGCGATGGCCTCCGGCCGCGATGACCTGGCCACCGTCGCCGGGGAGGGCGCGCTGTTGTCGGCGCTCACCGCCCACCGCACCGGGCGAATGCGGGACATCGTCGAAACCCTTCAGGCGGAACAGGATCGGGTGGTCCGCTCGGAACTGGCCGGTGCCCTCGTGGTGCAGGGGGGGCCGGGCACCGGCAAGACCGCCGTGGCGCTGCACCGCGCCGCCTACCTGCTCTACACCCACCGCGACCGGATTGCCCGCAGTGGCGTCTTGGTGATGGGGCCGACCACCGTGTTCCTGCAGTACATCGAGCAGGTACTGCCCTCACTCGGCGAGACCGGGGTGGTTCTGGTCACCCCCGGGCAGCTGTTCCCGGGGGTCGAGGCCTCGGCCCGCGACCGCGACGACGTGGCGGTGATCAAGGGCGGGCTGCGGATGGCCTCGGTGGTCAAGGCCGCAGTGCGCCGCCGGCAACGGCTGCTCACCGAACCGGTGCGCCTGATGATCGACGGCGACGAGATCGCCCTGCGGCCACGGGTGGTCAGTGAGGCGCGGGCCCGGGCACGCCAATCCGGGCGCCCACACAACGAGGCGCGCACCACATTCGTGCGGATCGTGCTGGACGACCTGGCCGACCAACTCGCCGAGCGGCGGCGGATGCAGGCCCAGGACGACGAACGCGGCGCCCTGCTGGCCGAATTGCGCGACTCGCGAGACGTGCGGCGCGAGGTGAACCTGTGCTGGATGCCGTTGACCGCCAAGGGGTTGATCAGCGATCTGCTCTGCAAGCCGGCCAAGCTCGCCGAGGCCGGCGGCGGGGTGATGAGCCCGGCGCACCAGCAGTTGGTGCTGCGCGAACCCGGCGCTCCCTGGACCATCTCGGACGTCCCGCTGCTCGACGAGGCAGCCGAACTGATCGGCCCGGACATCGAAGCGATGACGGCCGACCGGTCCGCCGCGGCCCGGGCCGCGGCGGAGCGATCCGAGGCCCTGGACTTCGCACGGCGGGTGCTGCGCGAGTCGGGTGAGGCCGCCGCCATGATGACCCCCGAGATGCTGGTCGACCGTTTCGCCGGCTCGGGGCCGGCCCGCTCGGTGGCCGAACGAGCCCGCGACGACCGCACCTGGACCTTCGGCCATGCCGTCGTCGACGAGGCTCAAGAGCTCTCACCCATGCAGTGGCGGGTGCTCGCGCGCCGGGTGCCGAACCGGTCGATGACCATCGTCGGCGACGTCGCCCAGACGGGCTCTGCGGCGGGTACCACCGCGTGGCAGGACGTGCTCGAACCCCTCGCCGGATCACGCTGGCGGGTCGAGGAGCTGACGGTCAACTACCGCACCCCGCGCCGGGTGATGGACCTGGCGACGGCGCTGTTGCGGGCGCACGGCCTCGACGTCACGCCCGCCCGCAGCGCCCGCGAAGGGGATCACGAGCCGGTCGGGGTACGCAGTGACCGCGCGATGGACGCCGTGGCCTCGGCCGTGGCGCGAGCCGCCGGGACCGATGACGCCGCGCTGGCCGGCGGCCGGATCGGGGTCGTGGCCGCCCGCTCGGCGGCGGCCGATCTGACCAAGGCGTTGGCCGACGTCCTGCCTGCCGTGACGGGCCGGGACAGCACGCTGGCCGACCGGGTCGAGGTGTTCGCGGTGGACGACGTCAAGGGCCTGGAGTTCGACGCGGTGATCGTCGTCGACCCGGTGGCGATCGTGGCCGAGTCCACCCGCGGGGTGAACGACCTCTATGTGGCCCTGACCCGGCCCACCCAGCGACTCACCGTCGTCCATCACGGCCGGGTGCCGAAGGGCCTGGACAGGCTCACCCACCCACCTCGGTGA